The Burkholderia cepacia ATCC 25416 genome includes a window with the following:
- a CDS encoding NAD(P)H-dependent flavin oxidoreductase, producing MSTTPQTLQSPLHTPLCDLLGCRYPIVQTAMGWVADARLVAATANAGGFGFLAGATLEPEQVEAEILKVKSLTDKPFGINFHMFQKNAQQVVELAIRHRLRAVSYGRGPDAKTIRRFKDAGIVCMPTVGAPKHAAKAVELGADIVTVQGAEGGGHTGSVPTTLLLPKVLDAVRVPVVAAGGFFDGRGLAAALAYGAAGIAMGTRFLMSAESPVPRETLERYVAVGDPARIRVSDALDGLPQRMIDNPYLLKLERFGPLRRTLFALKTADAWRRQNGLSTGDMLGLAIKALRSHDYTASQTLMAANAPFLIQRAIVEGRPDEGVLPSGQAAAMIGAIDPCDALIARIVAEAGERLDALATLRGAAAARAA from the coding sequence ATGAGCACGACGCCTCAGACGCTTCAAAGCCCGCTGCATACGCCTTTGTGCGACCTGCTCGGCTGCCGCTATCCGATCGTGCAGACCGCGATGGGCTGGGTGGCCGACGCGCGGCTCGTCGCGGCGACCGCGAACGCCGGCGGCTTCGGCTTCCTGGCCGGCGCGACGCTCGAACCCGAGCAGGTCGAGGCCGAGATCCTGAAAGTGAAGTCGCTGACGGACAAGCCGTTCGGCATCAATTTCCACATGTTCCAGAAGAACGCGCAGCAGGTCGTCGAGCTGGCGATCCGGCACCGGCTGCGCGCGGTGAGCTACGGCCGCGGGCCCGATGCAAAGACGATCCGCCGCTTCAAGGACGCCGGCATCGTCTGCATGCCGACCGTCGGCGCACCGAAGCATGCGGCAAAGGCGGTCGAGCTCGGCGCGGACATCGTGACGGTGCAGGGCGCGGAAGGCGGCGGCCACACGGGCTCGGTGCCGACCACGCTGCTGCTGCCGAAGGTGCTCGACGCGGTGCGGGTGCCGGTGGTCGCGGCCGGCGGGTTCTTCGACGGGCGCGGGCTGGCTGCCGCGCTCGCGTACGGCGCGGCCGGCATCGCGATGGGCACGCGCTTCCTGATGAGCGCCGAATCGCCGGTGCCGCGCGAGACGCTCGAACGCTACGTCGCGGTCGGCGACCCGGCGCGCATCCGCGTGTCGGACGCGCTCGACGGGCTGCCGCAACGGATGATCGACAACCCGTACCTGCTGAAGCTCGAGCGCTTCGGCCCGTTGCGCCGCACGCTGTTCGCGCTGAAGACGGCCGACGCATGGCGGCGCCAGAACGGCCTGAGCACGGGCGACATGCTCGGCCTCGCGATCAAGGCGCTGCGCTCGCACGACTACACGGCGAGCCAGACGCTGATGGCGGCGAACGCGCCGTTCCTGATCCAGCGCGCGATCGTCGAAGGCCGCCCCGATGAAGGCGTGCTGCCGAGCGGCCAGGCGGCCGCGATGATCGGCGCGATCGATCCGTGCGACGCGCTGATCGCACGGATCGTCGCGGAAGCCGGCGAGCGACTCGACGCACTGGCCACGCTGCGCGGCGCGGCGGCAGCGCGGGCCGCATGA
- a CDS encoding enoyl-CoA hydratase family protein: protein MEMTGSNQPAGAMPFRIDRADGIAELVIAHPPVNALDAQGWHALSRALDALGEDDEVRVIVVRGEGRGFCAGVDIKELAAHPERIVAVNAGNYETFRAVHRNPKPVIAAVHGFVLGGGIGICGAADIVVAADCARFGVPEIDRGAMGGGAHLQRLFGVQKVRAMYFTGEMIDAAEAYRLGAVEQVVTRDTLRDAALALARKIADKSPAMVRLAKEALNGVEDGDLEDKYRWEQGFTLQAYMTNDSTEARAAFVEKRDARFDAQATVEEARA from the coding sequence ATGGAGATGACAGGATCCAACCAACCGGCCGGCGCGATGCCGTTCCGGATCGATCGCGCCGACGGCATCGCCGAGCTGGTGATCGCCCATCCGCCCGTGAACGCGCTCGACGCGCAGGGCTGGCATGCGCTCTCCCGCGCGCTCGATGCGCTCGGCGAGGACGACGAGGTCCGCGTGATCGTCGTGCGCGGCGAAGGCCGCGGCTTCTGCGCGGGCGTCGACATCAAGGAGCTGGCCGCGCATCCGGAGCGGATCGTGGCGGTCAACGCGGGCAATTACGAGACGTTCCGCGCCGTGCACCGCAACCCGAAGCCGGTGATCGCGGCCGTGCACGGTTTCGTGCTCGGCGGCGGGATCGGCATCTGCGGCGCGGCGGACATCGTCGTCGCGGCCGACTGCGCGCGCTTCGGCGTGCCCGAGATCGACCGTGGCGCGATGGGCGGCGGCGCGCACCTGCAGCGGCTGTTCGGCGTGCAGAAGGTGCGCGCGATGTACTTCACGGGCGAGATGATCGACGCGGCCGAAGCGTACCGGCTCGGCGCGGTCGAGCAGGTCGTGACGCGCGACACGCTGCGCGACGCGGCGCTCGCGCTCGCCCGCAAGATCGCGGACAAGAGCCCGGCGATGGTGCGGCTCGCGAAGGAGGCGCTTAACGGCGTCGAGGACGGCGATCTCGAGGACAAGTACCGCTGGGAGCAGGGCTTCACGCTGCAGGCGTACATGACGAACGATTCGACCGAAGCGCGCGCCGCGTTCGTCGAGAAGCGCGACGCGCGTTTCGATGCGCAGGCCACCGTCGAGGAGGCACGCGCATGA
- a CDS encoding acyl-CoA dehydrogenase family protein: protein MNLTYTPQQQAFRAEIREWLAAHVPRERLPSFDTEEGFAAHREWERTLHSGRWSMVTWPRELGGRGCDLIEWLIFEEEYWRADAPMRVNQNGIFLLGPTLMDFGTTEQKARFLPAMAAGEHVWAQGWSEPNAGSDMAAIRTTAARIGDEYVLNGQKIWSTRAVWADWLFGLFRSDPESSRHHGLTFLMVPLSAPGITVRPIRQLNGQTGFAEIFFDDVRVPVENRLAAEGAGWQVAMATAGFERGLMLRSPARFQRTAQALRDLYLAHRDSADRDPTLRERVVQAWMDAQAYALSTYATASRLLKGGHIGAESSTNKVFWSELDLRMHQTALDILGAHGEVVPQTAAQHATLGHWLDGFLFAQAGTIYAGTNEIQRNIVAERMLGMPRA, encoded by the coding sequence ATGAACCTGACCTACACGCCGCAGCAACAGGCGTTTCGCGCCGAGATCCGCGAATGGCTCGCCGCGCACGTGCCGCGCGAGCGGCTGCCGAGCTTCGACACCGAGGAAGGCTTCGCCGCGCACCGCGAATGGGAGCGCACGCTGCACTCGGGCCGCTGGAGCATGGTCACGTGGCCGCGCGAGCTGGGCGGGCGCGGCTGCGACCTGATCGAGTGGCTGATCTTCGAGGAAGAGTACTGGCGTGCCGACGCGCCGATGCGCGTGAACCAGAACGGCATCTTCCTGCTCGGCCCGACGCTGATGGATTTCGGCACCACGGAGCAGAAGGCGCGTTTCCTGCCCGCGATGGCGGCCGGCGAGCACGTATGGGCGCAGGGCTGGTCGGAGCCGAATGCGGGTTCCGACATGGCCGCGATCCGCACGACGGCCGCCCGGATCGGCGACGAATACGTGTTGAACGGCCAGAAGATCTGGTCGACGCGCGCGGTGTGGGCCGACTGGCTGTTCGGGCTGTTCCGCAGCGACCCGGAATCGTCACGCCACCACGGGCTCACGTTCCTGATGGTGCCGCTGTCCGCGCCGGGCATCACGGTGCGGCCGATCCGCCAGCTGAACGGGCAGACGGGCTTCGCGGAAATCTTCTTCGACGACGTGCGCGTGCCGGTCGAGAACCGGCTCGCGGCCGAAGGCGCGGGCTGGCAGGTCGCGATGGCGACGGCCGGCTTCGAGCGCGGGCTGATGCTGCGTTCGCCCGCGCGCTTCCAGCGCACCGCGCAGGCCCTGCGCGACCTGTATCTCGCCCACCGCGACAGCGCGGATCGCGATCCGACGCTGCGCGAGCGCGTGGTGCAGGCGTGGATGGATGCGCAGGCGTATGCGCTGTCGACCTACGCGACCGCGAGCCGGCTGCTGAAGGGCGGCCATATCGGCGCGGAGTCGAGCACCAACAAGGTGTTCTGGTCGGAACTCGACCTGCGCATGCACCAGACCGCGCTCGACATTCTCGGCGCGCACGGCGAGGTCGTCCCGCAGACGGCCGCGCAGCACGCGACGCTCGGCCACTGGCTCGACGGCTTCCTGTTCGCGCAGGCCGGCACGATCTACGCGGGCACCAACGAGATCCAGCGCAACATCGTCGCCGAACGGATGCTCGGCATGCCGCGCGCATGA
- a CDS encoding acyl-CoA dehydrogenase family protein translates to MDFVFDEDQEALADSVKRLLMTEMTPELIRELWATPTGRSDNLWALFASQGLTAVSVPEAHGGLGLSEAEWALLAQTYGYFGSPEPLLDTALVSAGVLARLPASDWRDALLRDIADGRARVALVHPVNPYAADVHVAQTLLCEHRGELHRVDPAQCAWRAVDSVDPSRRLFTLDWEPSAATRIAGADEAAPLLDRALDHGAFAVAAQLLGLTQRVLDVAIDYSAQRKQFGKAIGSYQALKHLLADVAIRYEFARPVVARAAQAIADDHPQRAVFVSHAKLAATSAAQLAARHSMQVHGAIGYTWELDLQIFMKRIWALSGSWGDSAFHKARVADAILGDALPIGPAQTFDLEETRQ, encoded by the coding sequence ATGGATTTCGTATTCGATGAAGACCAGGAAGCGCTCGCGGACAGCGTGAAGCGCCTGCTGATGACCGAGATGACGCCCGAGCTGATCCGCGAGCTCTGGGCCACGCCGACCGGGCGTTCGGACAACCTGTGGGCGCTGTTCGCGTCGCAGGGGCTGACCGCCGTGTCGGTGCCCGAGGCGCACGGCGGCCTCGGCCTGAGCGAAGCGGAATGGGCGCTGCTCGCGCAGACCTACGGTTACTTCGGCAGCCCCGAGCCGCTGCTCGACACGGCGCTCGTCTCGGCCGGCGTGCTCGCGCGGCTGCCGGCGAGCGACTGGCGCGACGCGCTGCTGCGCGACATCGCCGACGGGCGCGCGCGCGTCGCGCTCGTGCATCCGGTGAACCCGTATGCGGCCGACGTGCACGTCGCGCAGACGCTCCTTTGCGAGCACCGTGGCGAGCTGCACCGCGTCGATCCCGCGCAGTGCGCATGGCGCGCGGTGGACAGCGTCGACCCGTCGCGGCGGCTGTTCACGCTCGACTGGGAGCCGTCGGCGGCCACGCGCATCGCAGGCGCCGACGAAGCCGCGCCGCTGCTGGACCGTGCGCTCGACCACGGTGCGTTCGCGGTCGCCGCGCAACTGCTCGGCCTCACGCAGCGCGTGCTCGACGTCGCGATCGACTACAGCGCGCAGCGCAAGCAGTTCGGCAAGGCGATCGGGTCGTACCAGGCGCTCAAGCATCTGCTTGCCGATGTCGCGATCCGCTACGAGTTCGCGCGGCCGGTGGTCGCGCGCGCCGCGCAGGCGATCGCCGACGATCACCCGCAGCGCGCGGTGTTCGTGTCCCACGCGAAGCTCGCGGCGACGTCGGCCGCGCAGCTCGCCGCGCGTCACTCGATGCAGGTGCACGGGGCGATCGGCTACACGTGGGAGCTCGACCTGCAGATCTTCATGAAGCGCATCTGGGCGCTCTCCGGCAGCTGGGGCGACAGCGCGTTCCACAAGGCCCGCGTGGCCGACGCGATCCTCGGCGACGCGTTGCCGATCGGCCCCGCGCAGACCTTCGACCTCGAGGAAACCCGTCAATGA
- a CDS encoding acetyl-CoA C-acetyltransferase — protein sequence MKQAYIVDALRTPTGRRKGGLAHVHAADLGGFVLKTLVERNAIPADEYDDVVFGCVDTIGPLAGNIARTCWLAAGLPLQVPGVTVDRQCGSSQQAVHFAAQAVMSGVQDVVVAGGVQTMTQIPISSAMTCAAPLGFDDPFSGSTGWRARFGDAPVSQFVAAQRIADHWNLSRDAMERYALESHRRAVAAIEAGHFKREIVPLEGVLHDETPRPDTSLEKMATLEPLTPGGSLTAAVASQTCDAAAALLIVSEDALKRYGLTPRARIHHLSVLGDDPLWMLTAPIPATRAALKKSGLDWSQIDVVEMNEAFASVAQAWLADTRFPHERTNPNGGGIALGHPLGATGARLMTTLLHELERTGGRYGLQTMCEGGGLANVTIIERL from the coding sequence ATGAAACAAGCCTATATCGTCGACGCGCTGCGCACGCCGACCGGCCGCCGCAAGGGCGGGCTCGCGCACGTGCATGCGGCCGACCTCGGCGGCTTCGTGCTGAAGACGCTCGTCGAACGCAACGCGATTCCCGCCGACGAATACGACGACGTGGTGTTCGGCTGCGTCGACACGATCGGCCCGCTCGCGGGCAACATCGCGCGCACCTGCTGGCTCGCGGCCGGGTTGCCGCTGCAGGTGCCGGGCGTGACGGTCGACCGCCAGTGCGGCTCGTCGCAACAGGCCGTGCATTTCGCCGCACAGGCCGTGATGAGCGGCGTGCAGGACGTGGTGGTCGCGGGCGGCGTGCAGACGATGACGCAGATCCCGATTTCGTCCGCGATGACCTGCGCGGCGCCGCTCGGCTTCGACGACCCGTTCTCGGGCAGCACCGGCTGGCGCGCGCGCTTCGGCGATGCGCCGGTGTCGCAGTTCGTCGCCGCGCAGCGGATCGCCGATCACTGGAACCTGTCGCGCGACGCGATGGAGCGCTATGCGCTCGAAAGCCACCGCCGTGCGGTCGCCGCGATCGAGGCCGGGCATTTCAAGCGGGAGATCGTGCCGCTCGAAGGCGTGCTGCACGACGAGACGCCGCGCCCCGACACGTCGCTGGAAAAGATGGCGACGCTCGAGCCGCTGACACCGGGCGGCTCGCTGACGGCCGCCGTCGCGAGCCAGACCTGCGACGCGGCCGCGGCGCTGCTGATCGTGTCGGAGGACGCGTTGAAGCGCTACGGCCTCACGCCGCGCGCACGCATCCATCACCTGAGCGTGCTGGGCGACGATCCGCTGTGGATGCTCACCGCGCCGATCCCGGCGACCCGGGCCGCGTTGAAGAAGAGCGGGCTCGACTGGTCGCAGATCGACGTCGTCGAGATGAACGAGGCGTTCGCGTCGGTCGCGCAGGCGTGGCTGGCCGATACGCGTTTCCCGCATGAAAGGACCAACCCGAACGGCGGCGGCATCGCGCTCGGCCATCCGCTCGGCGCGACCGGTGCGCGGCTGATGACGACGCTGCTGCACGAACTGGAACGCACCGGCGGTCGTTACGGATTGCAGACGATGTGCGAAGGCGGCGGCCTCGCGAACGTCACGATCATCGAGCGCCTGTGA